The proteins below are encoded in one region of Populus alba chromosome 2, ASM523922v2, whole genome shotgun sequence:
- the LOC118043824 gene encoding 15-cis-phytoene desaturase, chloroplastic/chromoplastic, with translation MSVTCKVCLQDGPNCEPCRPLQRSPIEGFYLSGDYTKQKYLASMEGAVLSGKLCAQAIVQDYELLVAWGQRELTEATMS, from the exons ATGTCTGTGACATGTAAG GTCTGTTTACAAGACGGTCCCAACTGTGAACCTTGCCGTCCCTTGCAAAGATCACCTATAGAGGGTTTCTATCTATCTGGTGACTACACGAAACAAAAGTACCTGGCTTCAATGGAAGGTGCTGTTCTATCAGGGAAGCTTTGTGCGCAGGCAATTGTACAG GATTATGAGTTGCTTGTTGCTTGGGGGCAAAGAGAGTTGACTGAGGCAACCATGAGTTAA